The nucleotide sequence GCGGAGCCAGTCCACCGAAATGGGCTCCGTATCCCACACTGGTGGGCACGGCAATCACCGGACGATCCACCAGTCCGGCCACCACGGAGGGCAAGGCTCCCTCCATCCCGGCCACCACTATAAGGGCATTGGCCTTTTCCAGTTCCTCGGCCACAGAAAGGAGGCGATGGACTCCGGCCACTCCCACATCGTAGAAGGTTTGCACCCGGTTGCCGAAATATTCGGCGGCTATCCTGGCCTCCTCGGCCACGGGGAGATCCGCAGTTCCTCCGGAAAGGATGGCTATCTGACCCACCCGCGGACCCCTCCGGGGTTTCCCAAGGATCCGGGCCCGGGAATGATATTCGAGCTCCGGGAATCTCTCCCGAATTTCCCGGGCCGTCTCCGAAGATACCCGGGTGATGAGGAGAGGAAGATCCCTTTCGAGAAAACTCTTCACTATGCGAAGAAGCTCTTCCACCGTCTTCCCCGGACCGTAAATGATCTCCGGAAAGTGCTTCCGGATCCCCCGGTGATGGTCCAGCTTGACGCCACCGAGCTCCTCATAGGGAAAATAACGAAGACGATCTTCAGCCTCAGAAACGGTGATGCGCCCGGCGGAAAGGGCCTCAAGGATATCCCTGAGCCTCTCACGGGTCATGTTCCCAGAGCCTTTTCGAAGATACCCTTCAGGTAATCAAGCTGACGCTGATATTGAGGGTCGAGCTGATCCCGTAGCTTTCGCCACTCCTCCTGAAACTGGGGTTGCATCTCCACATCCACCTTTACCTTGACGCCCATCTGATCACTGAGGGTCTTTTCCACCTCGGAGAGCTGGGCCTCAAATTGCTGTTTGAGCTGCTGATAGAGGGCCTCCCGGTGATTGAGGTACTGACTGAGGAGCCGATCGATCTCCCGGGTGAGGTTTTTGACCTCCGGGAAGGCGGAAAAGACCACCTCAAGACCGGAAAGGGCCCGGCGCACCTCTTTAAGGGCATACTCGTCCCGGGGGAGCACCAGGTTGCGGACCAGGACCTCCACCAGGCCCCGAAGGACCGGGATCTTCTCCTCCGGGGAAAGCCGAGCGATCTCGCCGGCAAGATCAAAGTCCGCCTCGTTAAGAAACCGGGCCGCAAGCCTCTGACCCTTTTCCCTACACTCCTGGGCCCGGAGCTCCTCCCTCGAAGCCTTGCCTATTTTCTCGGCCTTTTCCAGAGCGATCTCCAGCGCACTGCGAATCTCCCCCATAGCGAAGCCTCCCGGATTACAAGATTAGAAATTCCTTATAAAATTTAAATCACCTTGAAGTACTCGAACACCCCTTCCCCCACAAAATCAGATCTCGCTTGCGTGTCCCTGGCCCTCGGGAGACTTGGAAAAGATGGGTTTACCTGTTAAAAACATCTACGATGAAGAAGTGGGTTTCTATTGAGGACATACTGACAGAGCTTTCTAAGAAGGGGAAACGCCTCTCCAGACGGACCTTTCTTTACTATGTGCAACTGGGACTCCTGCCCAAAGGCCGCCGGAAGGGACAACCCTCCGGAGGGGTGCGTTTCTTTTATCCATCTTCCACACTGGAGCGTCTGGAAAAGATACTGGAACTAAAGGAAAGAGGATTGCGTCTCCGGGAGATTCGAGAGTTGCTCCTGATGGAAGAGGAAGAAAAACCCTCCCCCGAGGCGGAAATCTTTCCCGAGATTGATCTCCTCAAACGATGTACTCTCTGCGGGATTTGTGGGGGTATTTGCCCGGTATATGAGGAAATGGACGGCTCTCCCTGGAGGGTTATCCAGATCTATCTGGAGGACCCAGGCGGTGTTGATGAAATTAACACTCCCTGGATCTGCATCGGCTGTTATCTATGTGAAGAACGCTGTCCCGAAGGAATCCCCCTGGTATCCTTCTTTGAATTTCTGTGCCGCAGGGAGAGCCAGAGGGGAAAGACCAGGATATATCCTCAGGAAGAATGGAGCCGTCTCTTCTGGACGCTCCTCATGGAAAGGGGGCGAAGCTTTGATTTTGGAGCGGTTCACGCGTATCAGGTGCGGCTCCGACGCGACGGTGGTGAGAGAAAAATTCACCTCCGGATCCCGCAGGCAGAGGGCCAGAAGGAGATCCCTCCCCCTTCCCCGGTCAAAAACCCCCGTCTTTTCCGGAAAATGCTGGCTCTTTCCGGAGGACCCTCCCGGTGAGGATATTCTACTATCCCGGATGTGCCTCTCAGCATCTTGCCCGGGAACTTCATCGTGCGGTGGAAGCCCTTTTTATGGCCCTTGAGCTGGAGATAAGTATTCTTGAGGACTGGAATTGCTGCGGAGCCCGGGAAATTGCGAGATTTCCACCCACAGTGGGCTGGTTTCTTGCAACCCGGAATCTCGCCCTGGCCGAAGAGGGGATTCTTATTACCACTTGCAGCCTCTGTTACCACAATCTAAAAA is from Thermosulfurimonas sp. F29 and encodes:
- a CDS encoding 4Fe-4S dicluster domain-containing protein, which translates into the protein MKKWVSIEDILTELSKKGKRLSRRTFLYYVQLGLLPKGRRKGQPSGGVRFFYPSSTLERLEKILELKERGLRLREIRELLLMEEEEKPSPEAEIFPEIDLLKRCTLCGICGGICPVYEEMDGSPWRVIQIYLEDPGGVDEINTPWICIGCYLCEERCPEGIPLVSFFEFLCRRESQRGKTRIYPQEEWSRLFWTLLMERGRSFDFGAVHAYQVRLRRDGGERKIHLRIPQAEGQKEIPPPSPVKNPRLFRKMLALSGGPSR
- the larB gene encoding nickel pincer cofactor biosynthesis protein LarB, with protein sequence MTRERLRDILEALSAGRITVSEAEDRLRYFPYEELGGVKLDHHRGIRKHFPEIIYGPGKTVEELLRIVKSFLERDLPLLITRVSSETAREIRERFPELEYHSRARILGKPRRGPRVGQIAILSGGTADLPVAEEARIAAEYFGNRVQTFYDVGVAGVHRLLSVAEELEKANALIVVAGMEGALPSVVAGLVDRPVIAVPTSVGYGAHFGGLAPLLAMLNSCAPGVAVVNIDNGVGAAYFASIINQMCIKKN
- a CDS encoding DUF6657 family protein, coding for MGEIRSALEIALEKAEKIGKASREELRAQECREKGQRLAARFLNEADFDLAGEIARLSPEEKIPVLRGLVEVLVRNLVLPRDEYALKEVRRALSGLEVVFSAFPEVKNLTREIDRLLSQYLNHREALYQQLKQQFEAQLSEVEKTLSDQMGVKVKVDVEMQPQFQEEWRKLRDQLDPQYQRQLDYLKGIFEKALGT